The following is a genomic window from Candidatus Binatia bacterium.
GTTCAGCGCGTACTGCGCCGTCATGAACACCAGCGGAATCGACGCCGCCTCGGCGAAGCTCAGGCAGCTCGGCTTCGCGACCGTGTAGACCGCCGGCGCGACGATGTAGCGTCCGAAGCATCCGGGCGCGATCGCGACGACCTCCTGACCAGCATGAAGGCCCTGCACATCCGAGCCGACCGCCGTGACCACCCCGGCACACTCGCCGCCGAGCGGCGTCGAACCTTCGAACGGGCTCGGCACGACGCCAAGAGCGAGGAGCACGTCTTTGAAATTCAACCCGGCCGCCCGGACCTCGATCTCGACCTCGTCCGGGCCCGGCGCAGGCCGCTCCACTTCACGAAGCACGACGTCGTCGAGGACACCCGGCGCGTCGATCTCGAGTCGGAAGGCGTCCGCTCCCGCCGGCCTCGCGGGCAGCGCCTCCGAAGCGGCAGAGGGCGCCGGTGCCGTGGCGAGCCGATGCACGTACCGTTCGCCGCCGCGGAGCGCGATCTCGTCCTCCCGCGTGTCCGCCAGCAGCTCCTCGATCAGCCCGTCCACGCCATCGTTGGTCGCCGGATCCAGGTCCACGCGCGAGCACCGGAGCTCCGGGTGCTCCAGCCCGACGACCTTCCCCAACCCCCAGACCGGCGCCTGAGCCAACCCGGGAACCGTCTCACCCGCCTCGACCGCCTGCGCACCGCGCGTGATCAGCCAGAGCCGGGGTACGTCGCGCCAGCCGATCTGGCTCAGCGCCTGCACGAGATGCAGGACGCTCTCGCTCCCGCGACGCTGGGCAAGATCCAGGTCCTCGACACTCCCGTCGCAGAAGTGGACGACGCCGCGGCACGCGGGTCGCCCATTCGAAAACGCGTCGCGAAGGAGCTGCTGGTGATCTTCCGGCCGCGTCGGATCGATTCGATAGCCTTCGGTGGTGCGCTCGTACGCCGCCCCGAACTCGACCGGCAGGACATCCTGGCCGCGCTCGATGAGCTGGGCCGCGAGCTGGCGGCGCTGCTCGGAGGCCTCCCCCAACAGGACCCACGTCCCGCGTTCCGGGTCGGCGACTCTCCTTGCCGGCGAGGCTGCGGACCAGTCGAGGCGGTACAGCCAATCTTGCCAGGTCGCCTGGCCAGCCGCTTCGCCGAGCCGTCGAGCGCGCAGACAGCCCACCTCCATCACCGACTCGCCCGCGTCGTCGAGCAGGCGCACTTCCGCGCAGAGTTCGTCGGAGCCACCCGGCTCGCCCTCGATCAATCGGGCATGCGCCCACAACTCGCGCGGCATCGGTTTCGACATCCGCACGTCGATCAGCTCGGCGGGGAGATACGTCGATGCCCCGGAACGGGCGCCCACGAAAGTCGCGGCCATGACCTGGAAGGCCGCATCGAGCAATGCGGGGTGTACGCCGTAGTCGCCGGTGTCGGTGTGGGCGAGCCCGATGCGGCCAAGCGCTTCGCGATCTCCCCGGTGCAGCTGCTTCAGACCGCGGAAGGCGGGTCCATACTCAAGGCCCGTCGCGGCCAGCGCGGCGTAGAACTCGTCGATGTCGGCCACCTCGGAGCAGCTCCGCAGCAGATCTTGCAGGTCCTCGGGCGGCACCGTCTGCGCCCCGGCTTCGTCGAATCGCAACACTCCCTCCGCGTGTCGTTGCCAGGTCTCGCCACCGGCGCCGCGCGTAAAGAACTGGACGTCGAACGTGTCCGGCTGGGTATCGGACGTCGCCGTCAACGCGACCTGCAGCGCGCGCGTGCCGCCCTCGGGCACGAGCACTGGCTGCTCGAGAGAGAGCTTCGCCAGCCGCGGACGCCCCGGGGCGCGTTCGCGCACGGACGCGAGCGCAATCTCAGCGTACGCCGCAGCCGGCAACCATGCCGCACCATCGACCCGGTGATCGCGCAGGTAGTCGTGTTGCGTGCCGCCGAGCTCGACCTCGTAGATACAGCCACCCTTGGCGAGCGCCGAATCGAACCGGCGTCCCAACAACGGATGCCCGACGAGCGAGCCGACGGGAGCATCGGTGGAGCGCGGCGCGTCGAGCCAGTGCCGCTTCCGTTGCCACGGGTAGGTGGGCAGGTCGACGCATCGCCCGCTCCCAATGATCTGATCCCAGGCGACGGCAACCCCGGCGCAATGAAGACCCGCCGCGGCCTCGGCGATCGTCTCGAGATCCGGGCGTCCCCGACGAAGGCACGCAAGGACCACGGGAAGGGAGGCGTCCGAGTCGGAGAGACAATCCGAAATCCCCTGCGCGAGAACCGGGTGGCCGCCCACCTCGAGGAACGCGTCGATGCCGTCCGCGCACAACCGCTTCACCCCATCCTGGAAGCGAACCGGCTCGCGCATGTTGCGGCCCCAGTACGATCCGATGAGGGCTTCGCCCGGAACGGGCTCTCCAGTGATCGTAGAGTAGAACGGCACCCGGGCTGCCGACGGCGCCAGCGCGGAAAGACATCGTTCCAGATCAATCCGATGAGGATCCATCTGCGGGCTGTGGAACGCGTACTCGACGCGGACCCAGCGACTTCCCACGTCGCGCGCCGACAGCGCGTCGACCATCGTCTCGAGAACCGCAGCGTCGCCGGAGAGGACCGTCGAAGCGGGACCGTTGATGGCGGCCACTGCAACCGCTCCCCCTGCGTCGGCGACCAGGGCCCGCGCCTCTGGCTCGGACAGCTCGACGGATACCATCCGACCCTGACCGTGCGCCTTCTGCATCAGACGCCCGCGCTCGCAGACCACACGAATGGCGTCGTCGAGGGACAGCGCCCCGGAGACGTGCGCCGCGGCGATCTCACCGACACTATGCCCGATGACGGCGTCCGGCTCGACGCCCCATTCTCGCCAGTGGGCTGCCAACGCGACCTGGAGAGCGAAGAGCGCAGGCTGACTCACCTCCGTGCGGGCGAGCCGAGAGCGGTCTTCGTCGGCGAACAGCTCCTCGCACACCGACCACCCCGTGTGCACTCCCATCCGTTCGTCGCATCGTTGCAGGGTCTCGGCGAACGCACCGCCGCGGTCAAAGAGCTCCTGTCCCATGCCCGCGCGCTGAGAGCCTTGCCCCGAGAAGACGAACGCCACTTTGCGACGACGCCCCGCGGGCGACTTCCCCTGACGGAGACCCGCACGCCGGCCGCCCGTCGCCAGGCTCTCGAACTGAGATGCCAGATCGCAGGCCGTCGCACCGACGGCCGCCGCTCGCATCGCGTGGTGGGTGCGCCGTTGGGTCGCCGTAAAGCAGACGTTGTACAGATCGGGCAGATCGTCCCCGCTCCGGAGGAACGCGGCCATCTGCGCCGCCGTCGCCTCGAGTCCTTCGGCGCTCGGCGCCGAGATCGGCAGAACGTGCACACCGGAGCTCGGACGTGACTCTTCGGGATCCTTCCGCGCCGGCGCCGGCTCGAGGATCACGTGCGCATTCGTTCCGGAGAACCCGAACGACGAAACTGTCGCGACACGCCGATCGTACCCCTCGGGCCACTCCTCGAGTTCCGTTGGAATCGAGAAGGACGTACCGGCAAGCGAGATGTGCGGGTTCAGGGATTCGTAGTGAACGAGCGGCGGCACTTGAGCCTTGCGCAGACATTGGATCGCCTTGATGAGGCCCGCCATTCCCGCCGCTGCTTCGAGATGTCCGATGTTCGCTTTGACAGAGCCCAGCGCGCAGGAGCGGCCGTCGGGACGAGGAGCGCCGTAGACCGATGCCAACGCTTCGAACTCGATCGGGTCGCCGAGTTCCGTCCCGGTCCCGTGGGTCTCCACGTAGGAGACCTCCGACGGCTCGACACGGGCCTCGTCGAGCGTCCGCAAGAAGAGGTCGCGCTGGGCGAGTAGATTCGGGGCCGTCAGTCCGGCGCTGTGGCCGTCCTGATTGACGCTCGTGCCAAGCAACACGCCGGCGATGGGATCGTCTTGCGCGAGAGCATCGGAAAGACGCTTCAGCACGACCACCCCACAGCCCTCACCCCGCACGAACCCGTTCGCGCGCGCATCAAACGGCTTACACCGGCCGTCTGCGGCGAGGACGCCCCACTGCGACAAGGAAATCGTCATCTCGGGCGCGAGTATGAGATTGACGCCCCCCGCGAGGGCGAGATCACTTTCGCCGCCCCGCAGGCTCTGACACGCGAGGTGCAGGGCAACCAGGGAAGAGGAGCACGCCGTGTCGACGACCACGCTCGGGCCGCGTAGATCGAGAAGATACGAGATCCGACCGGCGAGGATGCTCGGCGTCGTTCCCGAGATCGTGTACGGCTGAATCGAATCGCGATCCGCGAACGAGAGGCGCCCGTAGTCGCTCGTACACACTCCGGTGAACACGCCGACAGGCGATCCCGCGAGACCGTCGTTCGTCTGGCCCGCACGCTCCAGGGCCTCCCACGTCACCTCCAACAAGACCCTCTGCTGCGGGTCCATCGCGCTCGCTTCCCGCGGGGCGATCCCGAAGAAGCCCGCGTCGAAGTGATCGACCTGTTCGAGCAAACCGCTCCAGCGAGAGTTCATTTTGCCCGATACGGTGGGATCGGGATCGTAGAGAGCGTCCGCGGGCCAGCGCGACGCGGGCACCTCGCCGACCGCGTCGCGTCCCTCGGCAATCAGATCCCAATACTTGTCCGGGTCGTCTGCCCCGCCCGGAAACCGACAACCCATTCCGATCACCGCGATCGGCTCGCCGGCCAGGATCTGGGCCGCATTGGAGGAAGACCGGACTTTGCGCGCCAGGAGGGCCCGCTTGATCGTCGAAAGCTCCTTCATGACTGGCTCAGGTCGTTGCCCGCCTCCTCGTCCGAAAGGCTCTCGACGCTTTCGAAGAGGCGTTCGAGATCCGCGTCCAGTTCGTCGACCCCGGCCTCCGACTCCAGGTCGACCACACCGCCGTCTTCGAACGCGGGTTCCGGCGGCGGCGCTTCGACCGCGCCTTCGAGCCCCAGGCGCTGGATGAGATGAGCCGCGAGGGCCGCGACTGTCGGATACGCCCAGACCAGCGTGCTCGACAGTTCGAGGCCGACGAGCGCTTCCAAGCGGTTTCGCAACTCGATCGCCATCAGCGAGTCCAGCCCCAGGTCCTTCAGCGCGCGTCGGCGGTCGATCTCTTCGGGCCGCGTGCGCAGCACCTCGGCGATCTCCACCTGGAGGCGCGACACGAGTTCTTCCTCGCGGGCAGCCGGCGAGTCGATCGCCGCAAGCTCGGCCTCGAAGCCTGCGGCCTCGGCCAGCTGTGAATCTGCTTCGCCGCCCTGGAGCCCACGGAGCAGGGAGGCGCCGCGCGCGCCGGGGTAGAAGTCCAGCCAGCGTTTTAGATCGAACGACATCACCGCAACATGATTCGAGGGCTCGCCGAGAATCCCCCCGAGAGCGCGCACGCCGTCTTCCGGCGACAGGCTCCCGAGGCCGCGTCCCTCCAGGCGCGCCCCCCGACTCGACCGGTCGGCCGCGAGACCGACGTCGGCCCACGGCCCCCACGCGATGCTGCACGCGGGCTTTCCCTGGGCGTGGCGCGCGTGGGCAAGTGCATCCAGGAAGGCGTTCGCAGCGCAGTAGTTGCCCTGCCCCGGCAGGCCGAGCAGGGCGGCCACCGACGAAAACAGAACGAAGAAATCCAGGTCCTGGTCTTCGGTGAGTGCATGCAGATTCCAGGCGCCGCGAACCTTCGGCGCCATGACGCGACGCAGCGGCTCCAGCTCGAGAGTGCGCAGAACCCCGTCTTCCAGGATGCCCGCCGCATGGACCACGCCCCGCAAGGGTGGAAGCTCCGGCGCCGCTTCGGCCAGCATCGAGGCGAGCTCCTCTCGGCTCGAGACGTCGGCCCGGCCGACCCGGATCGTCGCTCCGCGGACACGCAGATCCCTGAGAGTCGCGGCGGCTTCCTCCGACGGCTCCCGGCGACCGACCAGAAGAAGCGAACGCGCCCCCTGCTCGACCATCCACCGAGCCACCTTCAGCCCAAGTCCGCCGAGCCCACCGCTGATGAGGTAGGTCGCGTCGGGAACCAGCGCCGACGGGAGAGCTCGAGGGAACATCTTCTGCTCGCGCCCGCCAGCAGTGACGACGACCTTTCCCACGTGCTTTGCCTGCGCGAGCATTCCGAACGCGTCTCTCGCCTGCTGGAATGCGAAGGCCTGCGTTTGCAGGGGCTCGACGCCCCCCGTTCGAGCCAGATCCAGGACCTCGGTGAGGAGCCCAGCGAAGAGGTCCGGGCGCTCGCCGCGCATGCGCCACAAGTCGATCGCAAAGTACGCGAGGTTCTTCTCGAACGGCCTCAGATGCAGGGCACGGTTCGAGAGGATGTCGCGCACGCCGATCTCGAGAAAGCGCCCGTGCGGGCGAAGGACCGCAAGACTCTTGGTCGCCGCCGTTCCGGAGAGCGAATTCAGGACGACGTCCACGCCTTCGCCGCCGGTCGTCTCGAGGATCCGACCGGCGAAGTCCAGGCTGCGTGAATCCATGACGTGCCCGACACCCTGATCGCGCAGCAGTGCGCGCTTCGACTCGCTACCGGCGGTGGCGAACACCTCCGCCCCCTTCGCCTGCGCGATCTGAATCGCCGCCTGCCCTACGCCGCCCGCACCCGCGTGGATCAACACCCGCTCCCCCCGACGCAGGTTCCCGAGTCGGTTCAGCGCGTAGTGTGCCGTCATGAACACGAGCGGGAATCCCGCCGCCTGCTCGTAACTCATGCCGGCCGGCTTGGGGGCGACGAAGCACGACGGTGCCACCACGAAGCGGCTGAGACCGTGCGGCGCGACGCCGACGACGTCGTCTCCCACCGCGAGCCCGGACACGTCTGCCCCCACCGCCGTCACGACGCCCGCGCACTCGAGCCCGAGAGGAACCGAGTCGTCCTGGAGCCCGGGGATCGCGCCGAGAGCCATGAGGACATCCTTGAAGTTGAGGCCCGACGCCCGAACTTCGATCTCGACCTCGTCCGCCTCGGGATCGACGCGGGGCACTTCGCGCACCACCAGGCTGTCCAGCCGACCGGGCACGTCGATCTCCAGACGATAGGCCCGATCACCAGCGACCAGCTCTTCCCGAGACTCGCGGTCGGCAGCCGATCCCGGGGTCTGCGGAAGGAGACGATGCGCCAACCGACATCCCGCGCGAAACGCGACTTCATCTTCGAGATCCGGCTCGAGGAGCTCCTCCACCAGGCCGTCGACCGCGGCGACGGGAGATCCAGGATCCAGATCGATGCGACGGCAGCGCAGCTCCGGGTGCTCGACGGCGATCGTCCGTCCCAGGCCCCAGAGCGGAGACTGAGCGAGTGCGACTGGAGCCTCGCCCGGCACGACCGCCTGCGCTCCGCGCGTGACGATCGTAAGAGCTGGAGCGGCGTCGGGTTCTTCCGGGATCAACGCTTGTACGAGGCGGAGAACGCTTTCGGTGCCATACCGCTGAGCTTCGACGAGGTCATCAACATTCGCGTCGGTCGCGCCGGGTTCGTCGAGGCTGAAGAGATGAACGACCCGAAGCGGGGCCGCGTCGTCGAGGCCGCGCGCCTCCTTCGCCAGCGCGCGGAGCCCAATCCCATCCAAGGGCGGCGTCTCAAAGGCGAGCGGGCCCACGCGTCGATGGGCATCCCCTACCGTCGCGAGCAGACACGCGTGCCCTCGAGCTCGAAGGCGTTCCGCGAGCGCGGCGGAAACCCCGGTCGAATCCCCCAGTAAGAGCCAGGTAAAACGGTCGTCGACGCCAGATGCCGCGGCGGCA
Proteins encoded in this region:
- a CDS encoding beta-ketoacyl synthase N-terminal-like domain-containing protein; amino-acid sequence: MKELSTIKRALLARKVRSSSNAAQILAGEPIAVIGMGCRFPGGADDPDKYWDLIAEGRDAVGEVPASRWPADALYDPDPTVSGKMNSRWSGLLEQVDHFDAGFFGIAPREASAMDPQQRVLLEVTWEALERAGQTNDGLAGSPVGVFTGVCTSDYGRLSFADRDSIQPYTISGTTPSILAGRISYLLDLRGPSVVVDTACSSSLVALHLACQSLRGGESDLALAGGVNLILAPEMTISLSQWGVLAADGRCKPFDARANGFVRGEGCGVVVLKRLSDALAQDDPIAGVLLGTSVNQDGHSAGLTAPNLLAQRDLFLRTLDEARVEPSEVSYVETHGTGTELGDPIEFEALASVYGAPRPDGRSCALGSVKANIGHLEAAAGMAGLIKAIQCLRKAQVPPLVHYESLNPHISLAGTSFSIPTELEEWPEGYDRRVATVSSFGFSGTNAHVILEPAPARKDPEESRPSSGVHVLPISAPSAEGLEATAAQMAAFLRSGDDLPDLYNVCFTATQRRTHHAMRAAAVGATACDLASQFESLATGGRRAGLRQGKSPAGRRRKVAFVFSGQGSQRAGMGQELFDRGGAFAETLQRCDERMGVHTGWSVCEELFADEDRSRLARTEVSQPALFALQVALAAHWREWGVEPDAVIGHSVGEIAAAHVSGALSLDDAIRVVCERGRLMQKAHGQGRMVSVELSEPEARALVADAGGAVAVAAINGPASTVLSGDAAVLETMVDALSARDVGSRWVRVEYAFHSPQMDPHRIDLERCLSALAPSAARVPFYSTITGEPVPGEALIGSYWGRNMREPVRFQDGVKRLCADGIDAFLEVGGHPVLAQGISDCLSDSDASLPVVLACLRRGRPDLETIAEAAAGLHCAGVAVAWDQIIGSGRCVDLPTYPWQRKRHWLDAPRSTDAPVGSLVGHPLLGRRFDSALAKGGCIYEVELGGTQHDYLRDHRVDGAAWLPAAAYAEIALASVRERAPGRPRLAKLSLEQPVLVPEGGTRALQVALTATSDTQPDTFDVQFFTRGAGGETWQRHAEGVLRFDEAGAQTVPPEDLQDLLRSCSEVADIDEFYAALAATGLEYGPAFRGLKQLHRGDREALGRIGLAHTDTGDYGVHPALLDAAFQVMAATFVGARSGASTYLPAELIDVRMSKPMPRELWAHARLIEGEPGGSDELCAEVRLLDDAGESVMEVGCLRARRLGEAAGQATWQDWLYRLDWSAASPARRVADPERGTWVLLGEASEQRRQLAAQLIERGQDVLPVEFGAAYERTTEGYRIDPTRPEDHQQLLRDAFSNGRPACRGVVHFCDGSVEDLDLAQRRGSESVLHLVQALSQIGWRDVPRLWLITRGAQAVEAGETVPGLAQAPVWGLGKVVGLEHPELRCSRVDLDPATNDGVDGLIEELLADTREDEIALRGGERYVHRLATAPAPSAASEALPARPAGADAFRLEIDAPGVLDDVVLREVERPAPGPDEVEIEVRAAGLNFKDVLLALGVVPSPFEGSTPLGGECAGVVTAVGSDVQGLHAGQEVVAIAPGCFGRYIVAPAVYTVAKPSCLSFAEAASIPLVFMTAQYALN